GCTGTTGTCGGACATCGAGGTCTGGGTGTTAGTGACCGTCATCCCGACCGTGCCCATCGCGACGTTCACCTGTTCGGGGCGCAGCAGCAACTCAACCAGCTCACGCTCGACGAGCGGACGCGGAATCATCGTTCGGGTGGTGGTGACCGACTCGGCGTTGCCGACATTGCTGACGCAGCCGGTGACCAGAACGGAGATGACTGCAACCGCCAGTGCGGCCGTGGGTCTGCGCATATTCCCTCCCATGGATCGCGCAACCGATTCGCCGCGCGTCATCCCCCTATGGCGCGCAATGAAGAAATGATGCACCAGCACCGACGAGGCCTAAGCGAGGTCGAACGGTGTTTCCTGGTCACGATGAACAGTGCTTTTCATAACGGGTCGAGCACAGCGCGAAAAAGCCTCGAGGGTGGCCGGACCGCTCGCCGCTCTTACCCCTCCGCTGCGACCAGCGACCCCAACTTGATGTCGGGGTTGTCGCGTTGGAACCCTTCCAGTCGCCACGGCGTCGAAAACAGCACGAGCATCACGCCGTCCGTGCGCGTCAGCACCTCCGCTGACACCTGCCGGTTCATGAACTCGGCGTCGGCAGGATCCACTACCCGCGCGACCTGATACGGCAGCGACTCCAACGAAATCGGTGCGCTGTACTCGGCGGCCATCCGGTGCGTGGCCACCTCGAACTGCATCGGGCCCACCGCGGCCAGCACCGGTGCCTGCTCACCGCGACGGTCGGAGCGCAACACCTGAACCACGCCCTCCTGCTCGAGTTGCTCGATCCCGCGCCGAAACTGCTTGTGCTTACTCGGATCCGTGCCGCGCGCCACCGCGAAATGTTCCGGCGAGAAGCTTGGAATCGGCGGATACTGCACCGCCGCATCGACATACAGCGTGTCGCCCGGCCGCAACGCCGCCGCGTTCGCCAACCCGATCACATCACCTGGCCACGCCGTGTCCAGCGTCGCGCGTTGCTGCCCGAACACCGACTGCGCATACTTCGTCACGAACGGCTTACCCGTCGCTGCGTGCGTCAGCACATCACCGCGCTCGAACGTCCCCGACACCACCCGCGCATACGCGATGCGGTCGCGGTGGGAGGAGTCCATCCCGGCCTGCACCTTGAAAACGAAAGCGCTGAAGGGTGATTCGATCGCCCGCAAACTTCCGTCGACATCGACGGCACCGCCCGGCGCGGGCGCAAGGTCCACCAGCACATCGAGAAGCTGGTTCACCCCGAAGTTCAACGCCGCCGAGGTGAACAGCGTCGGTGTCGACTCGCCGGCCAAAAACGCCGACCGGTCGTAATCGGAGCCGTCCGCCGACAGCAGCTCGGACTCCTCGACCGCCGTATCCCAATCGACACCGGCCGCAGCGTGCGCATCACAAGCCGCGATGTGCTCCTCGGGTGCCGCGGTCGCGCCACCGGCGGTTCGGGTAAACCGAATGAAGTTGCCGGATCTGCGGTCGAGCACCCCTTTGAAGTCTCCGGCGATGCCCACCGGCCAGGTCAGGGGAGTGGGCCGCAACCCGATCCGTGACTGGATCTCGTCGATCAATTCCAGGGCATGACGACCTGGCCGGTCCCACTTGTTGATCACCGTGATGATCGGGATCCCACGGTGCTTGCATACCTGGAAGAGCTTCAGCGTTTGTGGCTCAAGGCCTTTC
The sequence above is drawn from the Mycobacterium gallinarum genome and encodes:
- a CDS encoding peptide chain release factor 3, with amino-acid sequence MTDNALAAAPTADASRPGRISAEASRRRTFAVISHPDAGKSTLTEALALHARAITEAGAVHGKAGRRSTVSDWMDMEKARGISITSTALQFPYRECVINLLDTPGHADFSEDTYRVLTAVDCAVMLIDAAKGLEPQTLKLFQVCKHRGIPIITVINKWDRPGRHALELIDEIQSRIGLRPTPLTWPVGIAGDFKGVLDRRSGNFIRFTRTAGGATAAPEEHIAACDAHAAAGVDWDTAVEESELLSADGSDYDRSAFLAGESTPTLFTSAALNFGVNQLLDVLVDLAPAPGGAVDVDGSLRAIESPFSAFVFKVQAGMDSSHRDRIAYARVVSGTFERGDVLTHAATGKPFVTKYAQSVFGQQRATLDTAWPGDVIGLANAAALRPGDTLYVDAAVQYPPIPSFSPEHFAVARGTDPSKHKQFRRGIEQLEQEGVVQVLRSDRRGEQAPVLAAVGPMQFEVATHRMAAEYSAPISLESLPYQVARVVDPADAEFMNRQVSAEVLTRTDGVMLVLFSTPWRLEGFQRDNPDIKLGSLVAAEG